The sequence AGTAGTCCTATTTTCCATTGCAGTGTCTAATGCATCCTGTACGATTCGCTCCGACTCGACGTCTAAAGCACTTGTCGCCTCATCAAGCAAAAGAATCCTTGGATTCTTCAGTATTGCCCTGGCAATGGCTATTCTTTGCTTTTGCCCGCCAGACATTTGCACTCCTCGTTCACCAACACAAGCGTCGTAGCCCTGGGGTAACGAGGAAATGAAATTATGTGCATTTGCTGCTTTTGCAGCTGCAATTATCTCTTCCTCAGTTACATCTCCTTGCTTGCCGTAAGCTATGTTTGCACGGATTGTTTCATTGAAGAGTACTGGTTCTTGGCTCACTAATCCCATTTGTTGTCTCAACCAGCTTAGTTTCAACTTCTTGATTTCCACattatctaaatatatatgacCAGAATCAGGATCGTAAAATCTTTCTATTAGGCTAATGATTGTTGACTTCCCGCTGCCGCTTTCGCCTACCAATGCAGCAGTCTGCAAAATAGATTAATATTCTGCTAGATAAACATCAAGAAGAGAAATGGAAACCACATCCATAAATCATAAGAAGACTAGTCTCTAAGTTTCAGGGTCATGGTTAATTAGTACCTTTCCTGATGGTATAGATAAGGACAAGTCCTTGAAAATTTGAACATTGGGCCTCATTGGGTATTTGAAGCTGACATTTTCGAACTCAATGTCACCATTTACATATGGAAGAATAATACCTTCGTCACTACTTGAGTCGATTTTGGACTTCCTATCAATGATAGTAAAAATTGAAGATGCCGAATTCTTGGCTTTGATGGCATCTGAACTCAAGCCACTAGATTGAGAAACCCCTAATGTTGCAATTGTCAATGCAAAGAAAACCTGACaaatatttgtatttgtaACAGGAAAATAATCTAATCTTTAATGAGATTAAGGgggagaaaattaaatttagaaaaactaTTAGTACCTTGAAAACTTCTTCAAATGTTGCTTTCCCATGTTGCACCAGAATGGATCCCATGTAGAAGCAAAATGCATTTGTGCAATAGattataaagaaagataagCCAAAACCAGCTCCACTAACTAGTCCAAGTCGAACACCTTGTTTCCTTGGACCTTCACATTTCTTCTGATACAAATCCATGACCTTTTTCTCAGCACAAAATGATGCAACAGTTCTAATGCTCCCAACTGCATCATTTGCCACTTGACTTGCTTCTTCATACATCAGCTGtaacaatattaatatcattactTGGCAACAGAACTTTTAAATCCCTTCAGATTAGAACAGAACATATTGAATTACACTAACCTTGGCATCTCCACTGAAGCCTTTCAAAAACTTCACCTGGATGTACCCTTGGAATATCATCAATGGTGACACAGCAAGAATTATAAATGCCAAAATCCAATTGGCTCTAAACGCTATTACCAACCCTGCGGCAACTGTTGCTATATTCTGGACAAGCAAGGCTAAGGTATCTCCAACAAGAGTCCTAACTGTAGTAGCATCGACGGATAACCTTGCACCAACTGCACCACTAAAAATGTAATAATgttcatatataatttcttttatataaattttctaagaataattttatgtcAATATTTCACACCTTGAATTCACCGGATCATCAAACCAGCTGATTTCTTGGTGCACAACCTTTTCAAATGTCATACAACGAATTCTTTCAATCAATTTACCCCCTGCGATtccaaagaagaaattctGTACTGGAAGAAGTATAAAATCGACCAAACCAATACCCACGTACACCAATGCCCAAGTCCTGGAATCTTTTCTTAGCTCATTTGGAGGTTTATATAACACATTAATAGCTGTTGAGAATAAAAGGCCAAATATTGGAAGTGTAATACCATGTAGGGCCGCAGCAGTAGTTCCTACTAATAAAACTGGCAGCTCAGGTTTGTTCAGGTAGGCAAGCTTTCTGATAGAAACTTCTTTAGGTTTCTTTAATCTTTCAGTTCTCTGCTCGTGCATTTCAATTTCATGAAAACTAATAGGATCAGGCATGCTAAGGCCCAATGCACTAACTGTAAAAGAATGTCTCCTTCGAGATGAACCTCTACTTATGGATTTTAAAGTGGACTGTTTTAGGCTTCCAGCCCTGGATA comes from Ricinus communis isolate WT05 ecotype wild-type chromosome 5, ASM1957865v1, whole genome shotgun sequence and encodes:
- the LOC8284037 gene encoding ABC transporter B family member 9 isoform X2; its protein translation is MVTGERQSARIRGLYLKTILRQDIGFFDAETSTGEVIGRMSGDTILIQEAMGEKVGKSIQLISTFVGCFIVAFVKGWLLALVLLSCIPCLVFTGAVLALLTTKIASRGQIAYAEAGNVVEQTVGAIRTVASFSGEKHSIQKYNEKLKLAYKATVQEGLASGLGIGLMMFVIFGSYGLALWYGAKLTIEKGYNGGQVINVMFSIMTGGMSLGQASPCLHTFAVGQAAAYKMFETIKRKPKIDLYDANGMVLEHINGEIELKDVYFRYPARPDVQIFSGLSLKIPCGTTAALVGQSGNGKSTVISLIERFYDPDSGQVLIDGVDLKKLKLNWIRGKIGLVSQEPILFAASIKENIAYGKENATDQEIRTAIELANAAKFIGKMPKGLDTKVGEHGTQLSGGQKQRIAIARAILKNPKILLLDEATSALDAESESIVQEALEKIMCNRTTVVVAHRLSTIRNADMIAVVQMGKIVEKGTHEELIKDMEGAYSQLVCLQEGIKKTENSCVRIADILEISLDTSRPISRAGSLKQSTLKSISRGSSRRRHSFTVSALGLSMPDPISFHEIEMHEQRTERLKKPKEVSIRKLAYLNKPELPVLLVGTTAAALHGITLPIFGLLFSTAINVLYKPPNELRKDSRTWALVYVGIGLVDFILLPVQNFFFGIAGGKLIERIRCMTFEKVVHQEISWFDDPVNSSGAVGARLSVDATTVRTLVGDTLALLVQNIATVAAGLVIAFRANWILAFIILAVSPLMIFQGYIQVKFLKGFSGDAKLMYEEASQVANDAVGSIRTVASFCAEKKVMDLYQKKCEGPRKQGVRLGLVSGAGFGLSFFIIYCTNAFCFYMGSILVQHGKATFEEVFKVFFALTIATLGVSQSSGLSSDAIKAKNSASSIFTIIDRKSKIDSSSDEGIILPYVNGDIEFENVSFKYPMRPNVQIFKDLSLSIPSGKTAALVGESGSGKSTIISLIERFYDPDSGHIYLDNVEIKKLKLSWLRQQMGLVSQEPVLFNETIRANIAYGKQGDVTEEEIIAAAKAANAHNFISSLPQGYDACVGERGVQMSGGQKQRIAIARAILKNPRILLLDEATSALDVESERIVQDALDTAMENRTTIIVAHRLNTIKGADLIAVVKNGVIAEKGKHDVLIKINNGAYASLVALQFSKT